Proteins from one Escherichia coli genomic window:
- the aegA gene encoding formate-dependent uric acid utilization protein AegA produces MNRFIMANSQQCLGCHACEIACVMAHNDEQHVLSQHHFHPRITVIKHQQQRSAVTCHHCEDAPCARSCPNGAISHVDDSIQVNQQKCIGCKSCVVACPFGTMQIVLTPVAAGKVKATAHKCDLCAGRESGPACVENCPADALQLVTDAALSGIAKSRRLRTARQEHQPWHASTGAPEMPAMSKVEQMQATPARGEPDKLAIEARKTGFDEIYLPFRADQAQREASRCLKCGEHSVCEWTCPLHNHIPQWIELVKAGNIDAAVELSHQTNTLPEITGRVCPQDRLCEGACTIRDEHGAVTIGNIERYISDQALAKGWRPDLSHVTKVDKRVAIIGAGPAGLACADVLIRNGVEVTVYDRHPEIGGLLTFGIPSFKLDKSLLARRREIFSAMGIHFELNCEVGKDVSLDSLLEQYDAVFVGVGTYRSMKAGLPNEDAPGVYDALPFLIANTKQVMGLEELPEEPFINTAGLNVVVLGGGDTAMDCVRTALRHGASNVTCAYRRDEANMPGSKKEVKNAREEGANFEFNVQPVALELNEQGHVCGIRFLRTRLGEPDAQGRRRPVPVEGSEFVMPADAVIMAFGFNPHGMPWLESHGVTVDKWGRIVADVESQYRYQTTNPKIFAGGDAVRGADLVVTAMAEGRHAAQGIIDWLGIKSVKSH; encoded by the coding sequence ATGAATCGTTTTATTATGGCCAACAGTCAGCAATGTCTGGGTTGTCATGCTTGTGAAATCGCCTGTGTCATGGCTCACAATGATGAGCAACATGTCCTGAGCCAACACCATTTTCATCCCCGAATTACGGTTATCAAACATCAGCAGCAACGTAGTGCGGTGACCTGTCACCATTGCGAAGATGCGCCCTGTGCCCGTAGTTGCCCTAATGGCGCGATCAGCCATGTTGATGACAGCATTCAGGTCAATCAGCAAAAGTGTATTGGCTGTAAATCCTGCGTGGTTGCTTGTCCATTTGGTACGATGCAAATCGTCCTGACCCCCGTCGCGGCAGGCAAAGTTAAAGCCACGGCGCATAAATGCGACCTTTGTGCTGGTCGCGAAAGCGGTCCTGCCTGTGTCGAGAATTGTCCGGCGGACGCTCTGCAACTGGTCACTGACGCCGCACTCTCCGGCATAGCGAAATCTCGCCGCCTGCGCACCGCACGTCAGGAGCATCAACCGTGGCATGCCAGTACTGGGGCACCAGAAATGCCGGCGATGAGTAAAGTCGAGCAAATGCAGGCAACCCCCGCGCGAGGCGAGCCGGATAAACTGGCGATTGAAGCGCGCAAAACTGGTTTTGATGAAATTTATCTGCCATTTCGCGCCGACCAGGCACAACGGGAAGCCTCGCGTTGCCTGAAGTGCGGCGAGCACAGCGTTTGTGAATGGACCTGCCCTCTGCATAACCACATTCCACAGTGGATAGAGCTGGTGAAAGCCGGAAATATCGACGCCGCCGTCGAGCTTTCTCACCAGACCAACACCCTGCCAGAAATTACCGGACGCGTTTGCCCGCAAGACCGTCTGTGCGAAGGAGCCTGTACCATTCGCGATGAGCACGGAGCGGTAACTATCGGCAACATCGAACGCTACATTTCGGATCAGGCGTTGGCGAAAGGTTGGCGTCCTGACTTAAGCCATGTCACCAAAGTGGATAAGCGGGTGGCGATTATCGGTGCAGGTCCGGCAGGGCTAGCCTGTGCGGATGTTCTGATCCGCAATGGCGTGGAGGTGACGGTGTACGATCGCCATCCAGAAATCGGTGGCCTGCTCACCTTCGGCATTCCTTCTTTCAAACTGGATAAGTCCCTGCTGGCGCGTCGCCGGGAAATCTTCAGCGCGATGGGGATTCACTTCGAACTCAATTGTGAAGTGGGTAAAGATGTCTCTTTGGATTCGCTTTTGGAACAATACGACGCGGTTTTCGTTGGCGTAGGCACTTACCGTTCCATGAAAGCGGGTTTACCTAATGAAGATGCGCCGGGCGTTTATGACGCGCTGCCATTCCTCATCGCCAACACTAAACAGGTGATGGGGCTTGAAGAGTTACCTGAAGAGCCGTTTATCAATACCGCCGGACTTAACGTCGTGGTACTGGGCGGAGGCGACACCGCGATGGACTGTGTGCGTACCGCGCTGCGCCATGGCGCGAGTAACGTCACCTGTGCCTATCGTCGTGATGAAGCTAACATGCCTGGCTCGAAGAAGGAGGTGAAGAACGCCCGCGAAGAGGGGGCAAACTTCGAATTTAACGTCCAGCCGGTGGCGCTTGAGCTGAATGAGCAAGGTCATGTTTGCGGAATTCGTTTCCTGCGTACGCGTCTTGGCGAGCCGGATGCCCAGGGGCGTCGGCGTCCGGTGCCGGTGGAAGGCAGTGAGTTTGTGATGCCAGCTGATGCGGTGATCATGGCATTTGGTTTTAATCCTCATGGTATGCCGTGGTTGGAGTCGCACGGTGTAACGGTGGATAAATGGGGCCGCATCGTAGCGGACGTTGAAAGCCAGTACCGTTACCAGACCACGAATCCGAAAATCTTCGCAGGTGGCGATGCCGTGCGTGGTGCGGATCTGGTGGTTACCGCAATGGCAGAAGGACGTCATGCGGCACAGGGGATCATTGACTGGCTGGGGATAAAATCAGTCAAATCTCACTAA
- the nudK gene encoding GDP-mannose pyrophosphatase NudK, protein MTQQITLIKDKILSDNYFTLHNITYDLTRKDGEVIRHKREVYDRGNGATILLYNAKKKTVVLIRQFRVATWVNGNDSGQLIETCAGLLDNDEPEVCIRKEAIEETGYEVGEVRKLFELYMSPGGVTELIHFFIAEYSDSQRANAGGGVEDEDIEVLELPFSRALEMIKSGEIRDGKTVLLLNYLQTSHLMD, encoded by the coding sequence ATGACGCAACAAATCACCCTCATTAAAGACAAAATTCTCTCCGATAACTATTTCACCCTGCACAACATAACTTACGATCTCACGCGAAAAGATGGCGAAGTTATCCGCCATAAACGTGAAGTTTATGATCGCGGTAATGGTGCGACGATCCTCCTGTACAACGCGAAGAAAAAGACCGTCGTTCTGATTCGTCAGTTCCGCGTCGCTACCTGGGTTAATGGCAATGACAGCGGGCAGCTGATTGAAACCTGCGCCGGGCTGCTGGATAACGACGAACCGGAAGTGTGTATTCGCAAAGAAGCGATTGAAGAGACGGGGTATGAAGTTGGCGAAGTGCGCAAATTATTTGAACTGTATATGTCGCCAGGCGGTGTGACTGAGCTAATCCACTTTTTTATCGCCGAATACAGTGACAGCCAGCGCGCTAATGCGGGCGGTGGTGTCGAAGATGAAGATATTGAAGTGCTCGAGCTGCCGTTCAGCCGGGCGCTGGAGATGATCAAAAGCGGCGAAATACGTGACGGTAAGACGGTGTTATTGCTTAACTATTTGCAAACATCACATTTAATGGACTGA
- the ypfG gene encoding DUF1176 domain-containing protein, whose amino-acid sequence MRYRIFLLFFFALLPTSLVWAAPAQRAFSDWQVTCNNQNFCVARNTGNHNGLVMTLSRSAGAHTDAVLRIERGGLKSPDASEGEIAPRLLLDGEPLALSGDKWRISPWLLVTDDTATITAFLQMIQEGKAITLRDGNQTISLSGLKAALLFIDAQQKRLGSETAWIKKGDEPPLSVPPAPALKEVAVVNPTPTPLSREERNDLLDYGNWRMNGLRCSLDPLRREVNVTALTDDKALMMISCEAGAYNTIDLAWIVSRKKPLASRPVRLRLPFNNGQETNELELMNATFDEKSRELVTLAKGRGLSDCGIQARWRFDGQRFRLVRYAAEPTCDNWHGPDAWPTLWITR is encoded by the coding sequence ATGCGCTATCGCATTTTTCTTCTCTTTTTTTTCGCTTTATTGCCGACGTCTTTGGTGTGGGCGGCACCAGCGCAACGGGCATTTTCCGACTGGCAGGTCACCTGTAATAATCAAAATTTCTGTGTGGCGCGCAATACGGGCAATCATAATGGACTGGTGATGACCCTGAGCCGCAGCGCCGGGGCGCATACCGATGCCGTTTTACGTATTGAGCGCGGCGGGTTGAAGTCGCCGGATGCGTCAGAAGGGGAGATAGCGCCACGGCTGCTGTTAGATGGCGAGCCGTTGGCGTTAAGTGGTGACAAGTGGCGGATTTCACCATGGTTATTAGTAACCGATGATACGGCAACCATCACCGCGTTTTTGCAGATGATTCAGGAAGGGAAGGCGATCACCTTACGCGACGGCAATCAGACCATTTCTCTGAGTGGCTTAAAAGCGGCGTTGTTGTTTATTGATGCCCAGCAAAAGCGCCTTGGCAGTGAAACTGCGTGGATTAAGAAAGGGGACGAACCGCCGCTCAGCGTACCGCCAGCGCCTGCGCTAAAAGAGGTCGCGGTAGTGAACCCGACGCCGACCCCACTTTCTCGTGAAGAACGTAACGATTTGCTGGATTACGGTAACTGGCGGATGAATGGTCTGCGCTGTTCGCTTGATCCGTTGCGTCGTGAAGTGAATGTGACTGCGCTGACCGACGATAAAGCGTTGATGATGATTAGCTGTGAAGCAGGCGCGTATAACACCATTGATCTTGCGTGGATTGTGTCGCGTAAAAAGCCACTGGCCTCGCGCCCGGTACGGTTGCGTTTGCCGTTCAACAACGGTCAGGAGACCAATGAACTGGAACTGATGAACGCAACATTCGATGAAAAATCGCGTGAACTGGTGACCTTAGCGAAAGGGCGAGGATTAAGCGATTGTGGCATTCAGGCGCGCTGGCGCTTTGACGGTCAGCGTTTTCGCCTGGTGCGTTACGCTGCAGAACCTACCTGCGATAACTGGCATGGACCAGACGCCTGGCCCACGTTGTGGATCACCCGTTAA
- the tkt gene encoding transketolase, with translation MSRKDLANAIRALSMDAVQKANSGHPGAPMGMADIAEVLWNDFLKHNPTDPTWYDRDRFILSNGHASMLLYSLLHLTGYDLPLEELKNFRQLHSKTPGHPEIGYTPGVETTTGPLGQGLANAVGLAIAERTLAAQFNQPDHEIIDHFTYVFMGDGCLMEGISHEVCSLAGTLGLGKLIGFYDHNGISIDGETEGWFTDDTAKRFEAYHWHVIHEIDGHDPQAVKEAILEAQSVKDKPSLIICRTVIGFGSPNKAGKEEAHGAPLGEEEVALARQKLGWHHPPFEIPKEIYHAWDAREKGEKAQQRWNEKFAAYKKAHPQLAEEFTRRMSGGLPKDWEKTTQKYINELQANPAKIATRKASQNTLNAYGPMLPELLGGSADLAPSNLTIWKGSVSLKEDPAGNYIHYGVREFGMTAIANGIAHHGGFVPYTATFLMFVEYARNAARMAALMKARQIMVYTHDSIGLGEDGPTHQAVEQLASLRLTPNFSTWRPCDQVEAAVGWKLAVERHNGPTALILSRQNLAQVERTPDQVKEIARGGYVLKDSGGKPDIILIATGSEMEITLQAAEKLAGEGRNVRVVSLPSTDIFDAQDEEYRESVLPSNVAARVAVEAGIADYWYKYVGLKGAIVGMTGYGESAPADKLFPFFGFTAENIVAKAHKVLGVKGA, from the coding sequence ATGTCCCGAAAAGACCTTGCCAATGCGATTCGCGCGCTCAGTATGGATGCGGTACAAAAAGCCAATTCTGGTCATCCCGGCGCGCCGATGGGCATGGCCGATATTGCCGAAGTGCTGTGGAACGATTTTCTTAAACATAACCCCACCGATCCAACCTGGTATGATCGCGACCGCTTTATTCTCTCTAACGGTCACGCGTCGATGCTGCTCTACAGTTTGCTTCATCTGACCGGTTACGACCTGCCGCTGGAAGAGCTGAAGAACTTCCGTCAGTTGCATTCGAAAACCCCTGGTCACCCGGAGATTGGCTATACGCCTGGTGTTGAAACCACCACCGGTCCACTTGGACAAGGTTTGGCGAACGCGGTCGGACTGGCGATAGCAGAACGTACACTAGCGGCGCAGTTTAACCAGCCGGATCATGAAATTATCGATCACTTCACCTATGTGTTTATGGGCGACGGCTGCCTGATGGAAGGTATTTCTCACGAAGTCTGTTCGCTGGCGGGCACGCTGGGGCTGGGCAAGCTGATTGGTTTTTACGATCACAATGGTATTTCCATCGACGGTGAAACCGAAGGCTGGTTTACCGACGATACGGCAAAACGTTTTGAAGCCTATCACTGGCATGTGATCCATGAAATCGACGGTCACGATCCGCAGGCGGTGAAGGAAGCGATTCTTGAAGCGCAAAGCGTAAAAGATAAGCCATCGCTGATTATCTGCCGTACGGTGATTGGCTTTGGTTCACCGAATAAAGCAGGTAAAGAAGAGGCGCACGGCGCACCGCTGGGTGAAGAAGAGGTGGCGCTGGCTCGACAGAAACTGGGCTGGCACCATCCGCCATTTGAGATCCCCAAAGAGATTTATCACGCCTGGGATGCCCGCGAAAAAGGCGAAAAAGCGCAGCAGAGATGGAATGAGAAGTTTGCCGCGTATAAAAAGGCTCATCCGCAACTGGCAGAAGAGTTTACTCGCCGGATGAGCGGTGGTTTACCGAAAGACTGGGAGAAAACGACGCAGAAATATATCAATGAGTTGCAGGCGAATCCTGCGAAGATCGCTACCCGTAAGGCTTCGCAAAATACGCTTAACGCTTACGGGCCAATGCTGCCTGAACTGCTTGGCGGTTCGGCGGATCTGGCTCCCAGTAACCTCACCATCTGGAAAGGTTCTGTATCGCTGAAGGAAGATCCGGCGGGCAACTATATTCACTACGGGGTGCGTGAATTTGGTATGACCGCTATCGCCAATGGCATTGCGCACCACGGCGGCTTCGTGCCGTATACCGCGACGTTCCTGATGTTTGTTGAATACGCTCGTAACGCCGCGCGGATGGCGGCACTGATGAAAGCGCGGCAGATTATGGTTTATACCCACGACTCAATTGGCTTAGGGGAAGATGGTCCGACCCACCAGGCCGTTGAGCAACTGGCCAGTCTGCGCTTGACGCCGAATTTTAGCACCTGGCGACCGTGTGATCAGGTGGAAGCTGCGGTGGGCTGGAAGCTGGCGGTCGAGCGTCACAACGGGCCGACGGCGCTTATCCTCTCAAGGCAGAATCTGGCCCAGGTGGAACGTACGCCAGATCAGGTAAAAGAGATTGCCCGCGGTGGTTATGTGTTGAAAGACAGCGGCGGCAAGCCGGATATTATTTTGATTGCCACTGGTTCAGAGATGGAAATCACCCTGCAAGCGGCAGAGAAATTAGCGGGAGAAGGTCGCAATGTACGCGTGGTTTCCCTGCCCTCGACCGATATTTTCGACGCCCAGGATGAGGAATATCGTGAGTCGGTGTTGCCTTCTAACGTTGCGGCTCGCGTGGCGGTGGAAGCAGGCATCGCCGATTACTGGTACAAATATGTTGGTCTGAAAGGGGCAATTGTCGGGATGACGGGTTATGGGGAATCTGCTCCTGCGGATAAGCTGTTCCCGTTCTTTGGCTTTACCGCCGAGAATATTGTGGCAAAAGCGCATAAGGTACTGGGTGTGAAAGGTGCCTGA
- the tal gene encoding transaldolase, whose amino-acid sequence MNELDGIKQFTTVVADSGDIESIRHYHPQDATTNPSLLLKAAGLSQYEHLIDDAIAWGKKNGKTQEQQVVAACDKLAVNFGTEILKIVPGRVSTEVDARLSFDKEKSIEKARHLVDLYQQQGVEKSRILIKLASTWEGIRAAEELEKEGINCNLTLLFSFAQARACAEAGVFLISPFVGRIYDWYQARKPMDPYVVEEDPGVKSVRNIYDYYKQHHYETIVMGASFRRTEQILALTGCDRLTIAPNLLKELQEKVSPVVRKLIPPSQTFPRPAPMSEAEFRWEHNQDAMAVEKLSEGIRLFAVDQRKLEDLLAVKL is encoded by the coding sequence ATGAACGAGTTAGACGGCATCAAACAGTTCACCACTGTCGTGGCAGACAGTGGCGATATTGAGTCCATTCGCCATTATCATCCCCAGGATGCCACCACCAATCCTTCGCTGTTACTCAAGGCTGCCGGATTATCACAATATGAGCATTTAATAGACGATGCTATCGCCTGGGGTAAAAAAAATGGCAAGACCCAGGAACAACAGGTGGTCGCTGCATGTGACAAACTGGCGGTCAATTTCGGTACTGAAATTCTCAAAATCGTACCCGGTCGCGTGTCAACAGAAGTTGATGCACGCCTCTCTTTTGATAAAGAAAAAAGTATTGAGAAGGCGCGCCATTTGGTGGACTTGTATCAGCAACAAGGCGTTGAGAAATCACGTATTCTGATCAAGCTGGCTTCAACCTGGGAAGGAATTCGCGCGGCAGAAGAACTGGAAAAAGAAGGTATTAACTGCAACCTGACGCTACTGTTTTCTTTTGCTCAGGCGCGGGCCTGTGCAGAAGCAGGCGTTTTTCTGATTTCGCCGTTTGTCGGGCGTATTTATGACTGGTATCAGGCGCGTAAGCCGATGGACCCGTATGTGGTGGAAGAAGATCCGGGCGTTAAGTCAGTGCGCAATATCTACGACTACTATAAGCAACACCACTACGAAACCATTGTAATGGGCGCGAGCTTCCGTCGCACCGAACAAATCCTCGCCTTAACCGGCTGCGATCGACTGACTATTGCGCCGAATTTGCTGAAGGAGCTGCAGGAAAAAGTTTCTCCAGTAGTGCGTAAATTAATCCCACCTTCTCAGACGTTCCCACGCCCAGCCCCGATGAGCGAAGCGGAGTTCCGTTGGGAGCACAATCAGGATGCAATGGCGGTAGAAAAACTCTCTGAAGGCATCCGCCTGTTCGCCGTTGATCAACGCAAACTGGAAGATCTTCTTGCCGTCAAACTATAA
- the maeB gene encoding NADP-dependent oxaloacetate-decarboxylating malate dehydrogenase encodes MDDQLKQSALDFHEFPVPGKIQVSPTKPLATQRDLALAYSPGVAAPCLEIEKDPLKAYKYTARGNLVAVISNGTAVLGLGNIGALAGKPVMEGKGVLFKKFAGIDVFDIEVDELDPDKFIEVVAALEPTFGGINLEDIKAPECFYIEQKLRERMNIPVFHDDQHGTAIISTAAILNGLRVVEKNISDVRMVVSGAGAAAIACMNLLVALGLQKHNIVVCDSKGVIYQGREPNMAETKAAYAVVDDGKRTLDDVIEGADIFLGCSGPKVLTQEMVKKMARAPMILALANPEPEILPPLAKEVRPDAIICTGRSDYPNQVNNVLCFPFIFRGALDVGATAINEEMKLAAVRAIAELAHAEQSEVVASAYGDQDLSFGPEYIIPKPFDPRLIVKIAPAVAKAAMESGVATRPIADFDVYIDKLTEFVYKTNLFMKPIFSQARKAPKRVVLPEGEEARVLHATQELVTLGLAKPILIGRPNVIEMRIQKLGLQIKAGVDFEIVNNESDPRFKEYWTEYFQIMKRRGVTQEQAQRALISNPTVIGAIMVQRGEADAMICGTVGDYHEHFSVVKNVFGYRDGVHTAGAMNALLLPSGNTFIADTYVNDEPDAEELAEITLMAAETVRRFGIEPRVALLSHSNFGSSDCPSSSKMRQALELVRERAPELMIDGEMHGDAALVEAIRSDRMPDSPLKGSANILVMPNMEAARISYNLLRVSSSEGVTVGPVLMGVAKPVHVLTPIASVRRIVNMVALAVVEAQTQPL; translated from the coding sequence ATGGATGACCAGTTAAAACAAAGTGCACTTGATTTCCATGAATTTCCAGTTCCAGGGAAAATCCAGGTTTCTCCAACCAAGCCTCTGGCAACGCAGCGCGATCTGGCGCTGGCCTACTCACCAGGCGTTGCCGCACCTTGTCTTGAAATCGAAAAAGACCCGTTAAAAGCCTACAAATATACCGCTCGTGGTAACCTGGTGGCGGTGATCTCTAACGGTACGGCGGTGCTGGGGTTAGGCAACATTGGCGCGCTGGCAGGCAAACCGGTGATGGAAGGCAAGGGCGTTCTGTTTAAGAAATTCGCCGGGATTGATGTATTTGACATTGAAGTTGATGAACTTGACCCGGACAAATTTATTGAAGTCGTCGCTGCGCTCGAACCGACCTTCGGCGGCATCAACCTCGAAGACATTAAAGCGCCAGAATGTTTCTATATTGAACAGAAACTGCGCGAGCGGATGAATATTCCAGTATTCCACGACGATCAGCACGGCACGGCAATTATCAGCACTGCAGCCATCCTCAACGGATTGCGCGTGGTGGAGAAAAACATCTCCGACGTGCGGATGGTGGTTTCCGGCGCGGGTGCAGCAGCAATTGCCTGTATGAACCTGCTGGTGGCGCTGGGGCTGCAAAAACATAACATCGTGGTTTGTGATTCAAAAGGCGTTATCTATCAGGGCCGTGAGCCAAATATGGCGGAAACCAAAGCCGCATATGCGGTGGTGGATGACGGCAAACGTACCCTCGATGATGTGATTGAAGGCGCGGATATTTTCCTGGGCTGTTCCGGCCCGAAAGTGCTGACCCAGGAAATGGTTAAGAAAATGGCTCGTGCGCCGATGATCCTGGCGCTTGCAAACCCGGAACCAGAAATTCTGCCGCCGCTGGCGAAAGAAGTGCGTCCGGATGCCATCATCTGTACCGGCCGTTCCGACTACCCGAACCAGGTTAATAACGTGCTTTGCTTCCCGTTCATCTTCCGTGGCGCGTTGGACGTTGGTGCAACAGCTATCAACGAGGAAATGAAACTGGCGGCGGTACGCGCGATTGCAGAACTGGCCCATGCGGAACAGAGTGAAGTGGTGGCTTCAGCTTATGGCGATCAGGATCTGAGCTTTGGTCCGGAATACATCATTCCAAAACCGTTTGATCCGCGTTTGATCGTTAAGATCGCTCCTGCGGTCGCTAAAGCGGCGATGGAGTCGGGCGTGGCGACGCGTCCGATTGCTGATTTCGACGTCTACATCGACAAGCTGACTGAGTTCGTTTACAAAACCAACCTGTTTATGAAGCCGATTTTCTCCCAGGCCCGCAAAGCGCCGAAGCGCGTTGTTTTACCGGAAGGGGAAGAGGCACGCGTTCTGCATGCTACTCAGGAACTGGTGACGCTGGGACTGGCGAAACCGATCCTTATCGGTCGTCCGAACGTGATCGAAATGCGCATTCAAAAACTGGGCTTGCAGATCAAAGCGGGCGTTGATTTTGAGATCGTCAATAACGAATCCGATCCGCGTTTTAAAGAATACTGGACCGAATACTTCCAGATCATGAAGCGCCGTGGTGTAACTCAGGAGCAGGCACAGCGGGCACTGATCAGTAACCCGACAGTGATCGGCGCGATCATGGTTCAGCGTGGCGAAGCCGATGCAATGATTTGCGGTACGGTGGGCGATTATCATGAACACTTCAGCGTGGTGAAAAATGTCTTTGGTTATCGCGATGGCGTTCACACCGCAGGCGCAATGAACGCGCTGCTATTGCCGAGTGGTAACACTTTTATTGCCGATACCTACGTCAATGACGAGCCAGACGCAGAAGAGTTGGCGGAGATCACCTTGATGGCGGCAGAAACTGTTCGTCGTTTTGGTATTGAGCCGCGTGTGGCTCTGTTGTCACACTCCAACTTTGGTTCTTCTGACTGCCCGTCGTCGAGCAAAATGCGTCAAGCGCTGGAACTGGTCAGGGAGCGTGCGCCAGAACTGATGATTGATGGTGAAATGCACGGCGATGCAGCGCTGGTGGAAGCGATTCGCAGCGATCGTATGCCGGACAGCCCTTTGAAAGGTTCCGCCAATATTCTGGTGATGCCGAACATGGAAGCTGCCCGTATTAGTTACAACTTACTGCGCGTTTCCAGCTCGGAAGGTGTGACTGTCGGTCCGGTGCTGATGGGTGTGGCGAAACCGGTTCACGTGTTAACACCAATCGCATCCGTACGTCGTATCGTCAACATGGTGGCGCTGGCCGTGGTTGAAGCGCAAACCCAACCGCTGTAA
- the eutS gene encoding ethanolamine utilization microcompartment protein EutS — protein sequence MDKERIIQEFVPGKQVTLAHLIAHPGEELAKKIGVPDAGAIGIMTLTPGETAMIAGDLALKAADVHIGFLDRFSGALVIYGSVGAVEEALSQTVSGLGRLLNYTLCEMTKS from the coding sequence ATGGATAAAGAACGCATCATTCAGGAATTTGTGCCCGGCAAACAGGTCACACTGGCGCATCTCATCGCGCATCCCGGCGAGGAACTGGCGAAGAAAATCGGCGTTCCGGATGCGGGCGCAATCGGCATTATGACGCTAACTCCCGGCGAAACGGCGATGATCGCCGGTGATTTAGCGCTGAAAGCTGCCGATGTGCATATCGGTTTCCTCGACCGTTTTAGCGGCGCACTGGTGATTTATGGTTCGGTGGGCGCAGTAGAAGAAGCGTTATCACAAACCGTCAGCGGTTTAGGACGCTTATTAAATTATACGCTGTGTGAAATGACCAAAAGTTAA
- the eutP gene encoding ethanolamine utilization acetate kinase EutP: protein MKRIAFVGAVGAGKTTLFYALQGNYTLARKTQAVEFNDKGDIDTPGEYFSHPRWYHALITTLQDVDMLIYVHGANDPESRLPAGLLDIGASKRQIAVISKTDMPDADVAATRKLLLETGFEEPIFELNSHDPQSVQQLVDYLASLTEQEEAGEKTHHSE from the coding sequence ATGAAACGAATTGCGTTTGTGGGTGCCGTCGGGGCAGGAAAAACAACGTTATTTTATGCGTTACAGGGGAATTATACCCTCGCAAGAAAAACACAGGCTGTGGAATTTAATGATAAGGGTGATATTGATACGCCGGGTGAATATTTTAGCCATCCCCGCTGGTATCACGCCTTAATTACCACGCTACAGGATGTGGACATGCTGATTTATGTCCACGGCGCGAATGACCCGGAAAGCCGATTGCCTGCCGGGTTGCTGGATATTGGTGCCAGCAAACGGCAAATCGCCGTCATCAGTAAAACGGACATGCCGGATGCTGACGTCGCAGCAACGCGAAAGTTATTGCTTGAAACTGGTTTTGAAGAGCCGATTTTCGAGCTAAACAGCCACGACCCGCAAAGCGTGCAGCAACTGGTGGATTATCTGGCATCTCTCACCGAACAGGAGGAAGCAGGTGAAAAAACTCATCACAGCGAATGA
- the eutQ gene encoding ethanolamine utilization acetate kinase EutQ — MKKLITANDIREAHARGEQAMSVVLRASIITPEAREVADLLGFTITECEESTPATVSVPVEKTESQRIRETIIAQLPEGQFTESLVAQLMEKVMKEKQSLEQGAMQPSFKSVTGKGGIKVIDGSSVKFGRFDGAEPHCVGLTDLVTGDDGSSMAAGFMQWENAFFPWTLNYDEIDMVLEGELHVRHEGETMIAKAGDVMFIPKGSSIEFGTTSSVKFLYVAWPANWQSL, encoded by the coding sequence GTGAAAAAACTCATCACAGCGAATGATATTCGTGAAGCACACGCGCGCGGCGAACAGGCAATGTCCGTGGTTCTGCGCGCCAGCATTATTACCCCGGAAGCGCGAGAAGTAGCGGATCTGTTGGGTTTTACCATCACCGAATGCGAGGAATCGACGCCAGCAACGGTATCTGTGCCCGTAGAGAAAACCGAAAGCCAGCGCATCCGCGAAACCATCATTGCCCAGCTGCCGGAAGGCCAGTTTACCGAAAGCCTGGTCGCGCAGCTGATGGAAAAAGTGATGAAGGAAAAACAGTCGCTGGAGCAGGGCGCAATGCAGCCGAGCTTCAAATCGGTGACCGGCAAAGGCGGCATCAAAGTGATTGATGGCAGTAGCGTCAAGTTTGGTCGTTTCGACGGCGCAGAGCCGCATTGTGTGGGCTTGACTGATCTTGTGACCGGAGACGACGGCAGCAGCATGGCCGCCGGTTTTATGCAGTGGGAGAACGCCTTCTTCCCGTGGACCCTGAACTACGACGAAATCGACATGGTGCTGGAAGGGGAGCTGCATGTTCGCCACGAAGGCGAAACCATGATCGCCAAAGCAGGCGACGTGATGTTTATCCCGAAAGGCTCCAGCATCGAATTTGGTACGACATCCAGCGTGAAATTCCTGTATGTCGCCTGGCCGGCTAACTGGCAATCCCTATGA